The following are encoded in a window of Phaseolus vulgaris cultivar G19833 chromosome 3, P. vulgaris v2.0, whole genome shotgun sequence genomic DNA:
- the LOC137806756 gene encoding alkaline ceramidase-like has protein sequence MAESISSFWGPVTSTKECCETNYAYSSYIAEFYNTISNIPTILLALIGLINALRQRFEKRFSVLHVSNMTLAIGSMLYHATLQRVQQQSDETPMVWEVLLYMYILYSPDWHYRSTMPIFLFVYGALFAAAHSVFHFGIGFKVHYIILILLCIPRMYKYYIYTQDASAKRLAKLFIVTFVFGSLFGFCDRVFCKEISSWPINPQGHALWHVFMGFNSYFANTFLMFCRAQQRGWSPKVLHLMGVPYVKIEKPKSQ, from the exons ATGGCAGAATCTATATCTAGCTTCTGGGGTCCAGTCACATCCACCAAAGAGTGTTGTGAAACGAACTATGCCTATTCATCTTACATTGCTGAGTTTTATAACACAATATCCAACATTCCAACAATACTTTTGGCTCTGATCGGTCTTATAAATGCATTAAGACAGCGGTTTGAGAAAAGATTTAGTGTTCTTCATGTATCAAACATGACACTTGCCATTGGAAGCATGTTGTACCATGCCACGCTGCAGCGTGT GCAACAGCAAAGTGATGAAACTCCTATGGTATGGGAGGTGCTGCTGTACATGTACATCCTCTACTCTCCAGATTGGCATTATCGCAGTACAATGCCCATCTTCCTCTTCGTGTATGGTGCTCTTTTTGCCGCTGCTCATTCAGTGTTTCATTTTGGTATTGGCTTCAAAGTGCATTATATCATTCTCATTCTTCTCTGCATTCCAAGAATGTACAAGTATTATATTTACACTCAAGATGCTTCTGCCAAGCGGCTTGCAAAGCTGTTTATAGTTACTTTTGTATTCGGCAGTTTGTTTGGGTTCTGTGATCGTGTTTTCTGCAAGGAGATTTCCAGTTGGCCTATTAACCCTCAGGGCCATGCGTTGTGGCATGTATTTATGGGCTTCAATTCCTACTTTGCCAACACATTCTTGATGTTTTGCCGGGCTCAACAGCGTGGGTGGTCTCCAAAAGTTCTTCATTTAATGGGTGTACCTTATGTGAAGATTGAGAAACCAAAAAGCCAGTGA